One stretch of Chryseobacterium fluminis DNA includes these proteins:
- the paaD gene encoding 1,2-phenylacetyl-CoA epoxidase subunit PaaD encodes MKKPLEILELVPDPEIPVINIVELGIVREAKVTGENSCEVTITPTYSACPAMFTIEEDIIKLMKENGWDAKVVTKMFPIWTTDWLTDEAREKLRVYGITPPEKGADEHHIGKPKKCPRCGSMNSKQISRFGSTLCKASYQCLDCLEPFDYFKCH; translated from the coding sequence ATGAAAAAACCTTTAGAAATATTAGAACTCGTTCCCGATCCGGAAATTCCGGTCATTAATATCGTGGAATTAGGCATTGTAAGAGAAGCCAAAGTTACCGGCGAGAATTCTTGTGAAGTAACGATTACGCCGACTTATTCTGCCTGCCCCGCTATGTTTACCATCGAGGAGGATATCATTAAACTGATGAAAGAGAATGGTTGGGATGCGAAAGTAGTCACCAAAATGTTTCCGATCTGGACAACAGACTGGCTGACAGATGAAGCGAGAGAAAAACTCCGTGTTTACGGAATTACACCTCCCGAAAAAGGAGCCGACGAACATCATATCGGGAAACCTAAAAAATGTCCGCGTTGCGGGTCTATGAATTCAAAACAGATCAGCAGATTCGGATCAACCCTGTGTAAAGCATCCTATCAATGTCTGGACTGCCTGGAACCTTTTGACTATTTTAAATGTCACTAA
- a CDS encoding enoyl-CoA hydratase/isomerase family protein, protein MYTQLDIESHFEGKLKIAYLNQPDTMNALTKPSLSDLKDFVKECSEDPTVRCVAISGRGRAFCSGQNLDDAFVQGNEHHDNDIIRKIVVDYYNPLVLEITRCKKPVVALVNGPAVGAGAMLALISDFVLAVDKSYFAQAFSNIGLIPDTGGTYFLPKLLGRQLANYLAFTGKRLSADEAKSYGLVAEVFSEEEFVPKSMEILEKMSNMPTAAIKLTKKAFAASYSNSLKEQLELEGDLQQTAAETEDFKEGVSAFLQKRKPDYKGR, encoded by the coding sequence ATGTATACACAACTCGATATTGAATCGCATTTTGAGGGGAAGCTGAAAATTGCTTATCTGAATCAACCGGATACTATGAACGCGCTTACGAAGCCGTCTTTATCGGACCTGAAAGATTTTGTTAAAGAATGCAGCGAAGATCCTACCGTAAGATGTGTAGCGATCTCCGGTAGAGGCAGAGCTTTTTGTTCCGGTCAGAATCTGGATGATGCTTTTGTTCAGGGGAATGAGCATCATGACAATGATATCATCAGAAAAATTGTGGTAGACTATTACAATCCTTTGGTATTGGAAATCACACGCTGTAAAAAACCTGTGGTAGCCCTGGTAAACGGTCCTGCAGTGGGAGCCGGTGCCATGTTGGCTCTCATTTCTGATTTCGTGTTAGCGGTTGATAAATCATATTTTGCACAGGCGTTCTCCAATATCGGTTTAATTCCTGATACCGGAGGAACCTATTTTTTACCAAAATTACTGGGAAGGCAATTGGCAAATTATTTAGCATTTACCGGAAAGAGATTATCTGCCGATGAGGCAAAATCTTACGGTTTGGTGGCTGAAGTTTTCAGTGAGGAAGAATTTGTGCCAAAATCAATGGAAATCCTTGAGAAGATGTCTAATATGCCGACTGCTGCCATTAAATTAACTAAAAAAGCATTCGCCGCATCTTACAGCAACAGCCTGAAAGAGCAATTGGAATTAGAGGGGGATTTACAGCAGACCGCAGCAGAAACAGAAGATTTTAAAGAAGGCGTAAGTGCTTTTTTACAAAAAAGAAAACCTGATTATAAAGGAAGATAA
- the paaC gene encoding 1,2-phenylacetyl-CoA epoxidase subunit PaaC yields the protein MNPLYNYLLKLADDSFIMGQRLSAWCGEGPYLEEDIALTNIALDELGQANNFYVYVSRVIDNGKSEDDLAFLRYEHEYLNAHWTELPNEDYAQTILKVYVFSVYQKLMYEALSNSTNEELSAIAQKSLKEVRYHYTHAASWMKIFAQGTEESRSRLVKSIENIWEYTKGLFAKTEGEDDLVALNIAPNTEALYEEFLVITQKDFADFGLEYPTNPFMQPKSRTGYHTEYFGFMLCELQYMQRAYPGCTW from the coding sequence ATGAACCCATTATATAATTATCTATTAAAACTAGCAGACGACAGTTTCATCATGGGCCAGCGTTTGTCTGCATGGTGTGGTGAAGGTCCTTATCTGGAAGAAGATATTGCATTAACGAACATCGCGTTGGATGAACTTGGACAGGCGAATAACTTTTATGTTTACGTTTCAAGAGTGATTGATAACGGCAAAAGTGAAGATGACTTGGCATTTTTACGATATGAGCACGAATATCTGAATGCGCACTGGACAGAACTTCCGAATGAAGACTATGCTCAGACGATTTTAAAGGTGTATGTTTTCTCAGTGTATCAGAAATTAATGTACGAGGCATTATCAAATTCTACCAACGAAGAACTTTCAGCCATTGCTCAAAAGTCTTTGAAAGAAGTGCGATATCATTATACGCACGCGGCATCATGGATGAAAATTTTCGCGCAGGGAACAGAAGAAAGTAGATCCCGTTTGGTAAAATCCATTGAAAATATCTGGGAATACACCAAGGGTCTGTTCGCAAAAACAGAAGGAGAGGATGATTTGGTAGCTTTAAACATAGCTCCTAATACAGAGGCACTCTATGAAGAATTTCTTGTGATTACACAGAAAGATTTCGCGGATTTCGGTTTAGAATATCCTACGAATCCTTTTATGCAGCCAAAATCAAGAACAGGTTATCACACAGAATATTTCGGATTTATGCTTTGTGAATTGCAATACATGCAGCGAGCGTATCCGGGGTGTACATGGTAA
- a CDS encoding four helix bundle protein: MRNDKENIIVNKTFDFALNIIEFSEDLYVDKRFPLANQIFKSGTSIGANIKEAQNAESKADFIHKLKIAAKEADETEYWLLLCLKSPHLKSPNEKLISDLKEILLILSKIISSSKVK, encoded by the coding sequence ATGAGAAATGACAAAGAAAATATTATTGTAAATAAGACCTTCGACTTTGCATTGAACATCATTGAATTTTCGGAAGATTTATATGTAGATAAAAGATTTCCTTTAGCAAATCAGATTTTTAAGTCAGGAACTTCCATTGGGGCAAATATAAAAGAAGCTCAAAATGCAGAAAGCAAGGCAGATTTTATTCATAAATTAAAAATCGCTGCGAAAGAAGCTGATGAAACGGAATATTGGCTTTTGTTATGCTTAAAGTCTCCACATCTGAAATCACCAAACGAAAAATTAATTTCAGATTTAAAGGAAATTCTACTAATTCTGTCTAAAATTATTTCAAGTTCGAAGGTGAAATAA